A single Brassica rapa cultivar Chiifu-401-42 chromosome A04, CAAS_Brap_v3.01, whole genome shotgun sequence DNA region contains:
- the LOC103863691 gene encoding IMPACT family member in pol 5'region isoform X3 codes for MLVRLPVTAASTVAVLIRRRIPAAYLLSTKSSMTSDSSGTAFTTIKEIVSLEKEIKKSKFIAIAGPISSEQSAQLFLSQVRDPRATHNCWAYKVGDQHRSSDDGEPSGTAGKPMLSAICSSGLDRVMVVVIRYFGGIKLGTGGLVRAYGGVTSDCLKTASTCLFKSKVQMGVEVTFDLLGVVYNQLQSCQAEDIKEDYDTGKDGTTMVSFKVDFDQVDKLEDAIKSNCKRDLVFFKNLAIGNQLG; via the exons ATGTTGGTGCGCTTACCAGTAACTGCTGCAAGCACCGTCGCTGTGTTAATTCGCCGGCGAATCCCCGCCGCTTATCTGCTATCCACGAAGAGCTCGATGACTTCGGATTCCTCTGGTACCGCCTTCACGACCATCAAAGAAATCGTATCCTTAGAGAAAGAGATTAAGAAGAGCAAATTCATCGCAATCGCCGGTCCTATCTCCAGCGAGCAGTCGGCACAACTGTTCCTCTCCCAGGTCCGAGATCCTCGCGCTACGCACAACTGCTGGGCTTATAAG GTTGGTGATCAACATCGATCTAGTGATGATGGTGAGCCATCGGGCACAGCAGGAAAGCCCATGCTCTCTGCAATTTGTTCATCTGGATTAGACAGAGTTATGGTTGTTGTCATTAG GTATTTTGGGGGCATCAAACTCGGCACTGGAGGTCTTGTTAGAGCATATGGTGGTGTTACCTCTGATTGCTTGAAAACTGCTTCGACTTGTCTTTTCAAGTCTAAA GTTCAAATGGGAGTCGAGGTTACATTTGATCTTTTAGGTGTTGTTTACAATCAG CTGCAGTCATGCCAGGCTGAAGACATCAAGGAAGACTATGATACTGGTAAAGATGGTACCACGATGGTTTCCTTCAAGGTTGATTTTGACCAGGTTGATAAATTAGAGGATGCTATCAAATCAAACTGCAAACGAGACCTTGTCTTTTTCAAAAACCTAGCAATTGGTAACCAACTCGGTTAA
- the LOC103863691 gene encoding IMPACT family member HI_0722 isoform X2, whose protein sequence is MGLILGPVNGIDKEAIGTEEVVKRGTNQMLVRLPVTAASTVAVLIRRRIPAAYLLSTKSSMTSDSSGTAFTTIKEIVSLEKEIKKSKFIAIAGPISSEQSAQLFLSQVRDPRATHNCWAYKVGDQHRSSDDGEPSGTAGKPMLSAICSSGLDRVMVVVIRYFGGIKLGTGGLVRAYGGVTSDCLKTASTCLFKSKVQMGVEVTFDLLGVVYNQSCQAEDIKEDYDTGKDGTTMVSFKVDFDQVDKLEDAIKSNCKRDLVFFKNLAIGNQLG, encoded by the exons ATGGGCTTGATACTGGGCCCGGTTAATGGAATAGATAAAGAAGCTATAGGGACGGAGGAAGTCGTGAAAAGGGGGACCAATCAGATGTTGGTGCGCTTACCAGTAACTGCTGCAAGCACCGTCGCTGTGTTAATTCGCCGGCGAATCCCCGCCGCTTATCTGCTATCCACGAAGAGCTCGATGACTTCGGATTCCTCTGGTACCGCCTTCACGACCATCAAAGAAATCGTATCCTTAGAGAAAGAGATTAAGAAGAGCAAATTCATCGCAATCGCCGGTCCTATCTCCAGCGAGCAGTCGGCACAACTGTTCCTCTCCCAGGTCCGAGATCCTCGCGCTACGCACAACTGCTGGGCTTATAAG GTTGGTGATCAACATCGATCTAGTGATGATGGTGAGCCATCGGGCACAGCAGGAAAGCCCATGCTCTCTGCAATTTGTTCATCTGGATTAGACAGAGTTATGGTTGTTGTCATTAG GTATTTTGGGGGCATCAAACTCGGCACTGGAGGTCTTGTTAGAGCATATGGTGGTGTTACCTCTGATTGCTTGAAAACTGCTTCGACTTGTCTTTTCAAGTCTAAA GTTCAAATGGGAGTCGAGGTTACATTTGATCTTTTAGGTGTTGTTTACAATCAG TCATGCCAGGCTGAAGACATCAAGGAAGACTATGATACTGGTAAAGATGGTACCACGATGGTTTCCTTCAAGGTTGATTTTGACCAGGTTGATAAATTAGAGGATGCTATCAAATCAAACTGCAAACGAGACCTTGTCTTTTTCAAAAACCTAGCAATTGGTAACCAACTCGGTTAA
- the LOC103863691 gene encoding IMPACT family member in pol 5'region isoform X1: MGLILGPVNGIDKEAIGTEEVVKRGTNQMLVRLPVTAASTVAVLIRRRIPAAYLLSTKSSMTSDSSGTAFTTIKEIVSLEKEIKKSKFIAIAGPISSEQSAQLFLSQVRDPRATHNCWAYKVGDQHRSSDDGEPSGTAGKPMLSAICSSGLDRVMVVVIRYFGGIKLGTGGLVRAYGGVTSDCLKTASTCLFKSKVQMGVEVTFDLLGVVYNQLQSCQAEDIKEDYDTGKDGTTMVSFKVDFDQVDKLEDAIKSNCKRDLVFFKNLAIGNQLG; encoded by the exons ATGGGCTTGATACTGGGCCCGGTTAATGGAATAGATAAAGAAGCTATAGGGACGGAGGAAGTCGTGAAAAGGGGGACCAATCAGATGTTGGTGCGCTTACCAGTAACTGCTGCAAGCACCGTCGCTGTGTTAATTCGCCGGCGAATCCCCGCCGCTTATCTGCTATCCACGAAGAGCTCGATGACTTCGGATTCCTCTGGTACCGCCTTCACGACCATCAAAGAAATCGTATCCTTAGAGAAAGAGATTAAGAAGAGCAAATTCATCGCAATCGCCGGTCCTATCTCCAGCGAGCAGTCGGCACAACTGTTCCTCTCCCAGGTCCGAGATCCTCGCGCTACGCACAACTGCTGGGCTTATAAG GTTGGTGATCAACATCGATCTAGTGATGATGGTGAGCCATCGGGCACAGCAGGAAAGCCCATGCTCTCTGCAATTTGTTCATCTGGATTAGACAGAGTTATGGTTGTTGTCATTAG GTATTTTGGGGGCATCAAACTCGGCACTGGAGGTCTTGTTAGAGCATATGGTGGTGTTACCTCTGATTGCTTGAAAACTGCTTCGACTTGTCTTTTCAAGTCTAAA GTTCAAATGGGAGTCGAGGTTACATTTGATCTTTTAGGTGTTGTTTACAATCAG CTGCAGTCATGCCAGGCTGAAGACATCAAGGAAGACTATGATACTGGTAAAGATGGTACCACGATGGTTTCCTTCAAGGTTGATTTTGACCAGGTTGATAAATTAGAGGATGCTATCAAATCAAACTGCAAACGAGACCTTGTCTTTTTCAAAAACCTAGCAATTGGTAACCAACTCGGTTAA